A single region of the Pseudomonas mandelii genome encodes:
- a CDS encoding ParA family protein, with amino-acid sequence MAKVFAIANQKGGVGKTTTCINLAASLVATKRRVLLIDLDPQGNATMGSGVDKHGLENSVYDLLIGECDLAEAMHYSEHGGYQLLPANRDLTAAEVVLLEMQMKESRLRSALAPIRENYDYILIDCPPSLSMLTLNALVAADGVIIPMQCEYFALEGLSDLVDNIKRIAELLNPNLKVEGLLRTMYDPRLSLMNDVSAQLKEHFGEQLYDTVIPRNIRLAEAPSYGMPALAYDKASRGAIAYLALAGELVRRQRKNSRTAAAQAT; translated from the coding sequence ATGGCTAAGGTATTCGCGATAGCGAACCAGAAAGGTGGTGTGGGTAAAACCACCACCTGCATCAACCTCGCAGCTTCCCTGGTCGCTACCAAGCGCCGGGTGCTGTTGATCGATCTCGATCCACAGGGCAACGCCACCATGGGTAGCGGTGTGGATAAACACGGGCTGGAAAACTCGGTCTACGACCTGCTGATCGGCGAGTGTGACCTGGCTGAGGCCATGCACTACTCCGAGCACGGCGGATACCAGCTGTTGCCGGCCAACCGTGACCTGACTGCAGCCGAAGTGGTTCTGCTGGAAATGCAGATGAAGGAAAGTCGCCTGCGCAGTGCGTTGGCGCCGATCCGTGAAAACTACGATTACATTTTGATCGACTGCCCGCCGTCGTTGTCGATGCTGACGCTGAACGCGTTGGTTGCGGCTGACGGGGTAATTATCCCCATGCAGTGCGAGTACTTCGCGCTCGAAGGTTTGAGCGACCTTGTGGATAACATCAAGCGCATCGCTGAATTGCTCAACCCGAATCTGAAAGTCGAAGGCCTGTTGCGGACCATGTATGACCCGCGCCTGAGCCTGATGAACGATGTATCGGCGCAGCTCAAGGAGCACTTCGGCGAGCAGCTGTACGACACCGTCATCCCGCGCAACATCCGTCTGGCCGAAGCACCTAGCTATGGCATGCCGGCGCTGGCCTACGACAAAGCATCGCGTGGCGCTATCGCCTATCTGGCATTGGCCGGCGAGCTTGTTCGTCGTCAACGCAAAAACTCACGCACCGCCGCCGCTCAGGCAACTTAA
- the rsmG gene encoding 16S rRNA (guanine(527)-N(7))-methyltransferase RsmG, with translation MSSLVTSQHAEELSTGARQLGVTLTEAQHAQLLGYLALLIKWNKAYNLTAVRDPDEMVSRHLLDSLSVMSFVENGRWLDVGSGGGMPGIPLAILFPDSQVTCLDSNGKKTRFLTQVKLELKLDNLQVIHSRVEAFQPAQPFNGIISRAFSSMENFSNWTRHLGDADTRWLAMKGVHPADELVALPADFHLDSEHALAVPGCQGQRHLLILRRTA, from the coding sequence TTGAGTTCGTTGGTCACCTCGCAACATGCCGAAGAGTTATCCACAGGCGCTCGCCAGCTCGGTGTCACGCTGACAGAAGCCCAGCATGCGCAGCTGCTGGGCTACCTGGCCCTGTTGATCAAATGGAACAAGGCTTACAACCTGACTGCCGTGCGCGATCCGGACGAAATGGTCTCCCGTCATCTGCTCGATAGTTTGAGCGTGATGTCGTTTGTCGAGAATGGTCGCTGGCTGGACGTTGGCAGCGGCGGCGGCATGCCGGGTATTCCGTTGGCCATCCTGTTTCCAGACTCGCAAGTGACCTGTTTGGACAGCAACGGCAAGAAAACCCGCTTCCTGACCCAGGTCAAACTCGAACTCAAACTGGACAACCTGCAAGTTATCCACAGTCGTGTCGAAGCTTTCCAGCCTGCCCAGCCATTCAACGGGATCATCTCCCGGGCGTTCAGCAGCATGGAAAACTTCAGCAACTGGACTCGCCACTTGGGCGATGCCGATACACGCTGGCTGGCAATGAAGGGCGTTCATCCGGCTGATGAGCTGGTAGCATTGCCGGCAGACTTCCACCTCGATAGCGAACACGCCCTGGCCGTACCTGGTTGCCAAGGCCAACGCCATCTGCTGATACTGCGCCGCACGGCATGA
- the atpD gene encoding F0F1 ATP synthase subunit beta: MSSGRIVQIIGAVIDVEFPRDSVPSIYNALKVVSAAETTLEVQQQLGDGVVRTIAMGSTEGLKRGLEVTDSGAAISVPVGKATLGRIMDVLGNPIDEAGPIDTEERWGIHRPAPTFAEQAGGNDLLETGIKVIDLVCPFAKGGKVGLFGGAGVGKTVNMMELIRNIAIEHSGYSVFAGVGERTREGNDFYHEMKDSNVLDKVALVYGQMNEPPGNRLRVALTGLTMAEKFRDEGNDVLLFVDNIYRYTLAGTEVSALLGRMPSAVGYQPTLAEEMGTLQERITSTKNGSITSIQAVYVPADDLTDPSPATTFAHLDATVVLSRDIASLGIYPAVDPLDSTSRQLDPNVIGQDHYDTARGVQYVLQRYKELKDIIAILGMDELSEADKQLVNRARKIQRFLSQPFFVAEVFTGASGKYVSLKDTIAGFKGILNGDYDHLPEQAFYMVGGIEEAIEKAKKL, translated from the coding sequence ATGAGTAGCGGACGTATCGTTCAAATCATCGGCGCCGTTATCGACGTGGAATTTCCACGCGACAGCGTACCGAGCATCTACAACGCGCTGAAAGTAGTGAGCGCGGCTGAAACCACCCTCGAAGTTCAGCAACAGCTGGGCGACGGCGTGGTTCGTACCATTGCGATGGGTTCCACCGAAGGCTTGAAGCGCGGTCTGGAAGTCACCGACTCTGGCGCAGCCATCTCCGTACCAGTCGGTAAAGCGACCCTGGGCCGGATCATGGACGTCCTCGGTAACCCGATCGACGAAGCTGGCCCGATCGACACCGAAGAGCGCTGGGGCATTCACCGTCCTGCGCCAACCTTCGCTGAACAAGCGGGCGGCAACGACCTGCTGGAAACCGGCATCAAGGTTATCGACCTGGTTTGCCCGTTCGCCAAGGGTGGTAAAGTCGGTCTGTTCGGTGGTGCCGGTGTAGGCAAAACCGTAAACATGATGGAACTGATCCGTAACATCGCCATCGAGCACAGCGGTTATTCCGTGTTCGCCGGTGTGGGTGAGCGTACTCGTGAGGGTAACGACTTCTACCACGAGATGAAGGATTCCAACGTTCTGGACAAAGTGGCACTGGTTTACGGTCAGATGAACGAGCCGCCGGGTAACCGTCTGCGCGTAGCACTGACCGGCCTGACCATGGCCGAGAAGTTCCGTGACGAAGGTAACGACGTTCTGCTGTTCGTCGACAACATCTATCGTTACACCCTGGCCGGTACTGAAGTATCCGCACTGCTGGGCCGTATGCCTTCCGCAGTAGGTTACCAGCCGACCCTGGCCGAAGAGATGGGTACTCTGCAAGAGCGTATCACTTCGACCAAGAACGGTTCGATCACCTCGATCCAAGCGGTATACGTACCTGCGGATGACTTGACTGACCCGTCGCCAGCGACCACCTTCGCCCACTTGGACGCCACCGTCGTTCTGTCCCGTGACATCGCTTCCCTGGGTATCTACCCAGCGGTCGATCCACTCGACTCGACTTCGCGCCAGCTGGACCCGAACGTAATCGGCCAGGACCACTACGACACCGCTCGCGGCGTACAGTATGTTCTGCAACGTTACAAAGAACTGAAGGACATCATTGCGATCCTGGGTATGGACGAGCTGTCGGAAGCCGACAAGCAGTTGGTAAACCGTGCTCGTAAGATCCAGCGTTTCTTGTCGCAGCCGTTCTTCGTGGCTGAAGTCTTCACCGGTGCTTCGGGTAAATACGTTTCCCTGAAAGACACCATTGCTGGCTTCAAAGGCATCCTCAACGGTGACTACGACCACCTGCCAGAACAAGCGTTCTACATGGTCGGCGGCATCGAAGAAGCGATCGAGAAAGCCAAGAAACTGTAA
- a CDS encoding F0F1 ATP synthase subunit I — MESRTPNRLPFHRLAVFPVLMAQFVVLLIAALALWQWHGVVAGYSGLCGGLIALLPNVYFAHRAFRFSGARAAQAIVRSFYAGEAGKLILTAVLFALTFAGVKPLAPLAVFGVFVLTQLVSWFAPLLMRTRLSRP, encoded by the coding sequence ATGGAAAGCCGCACGCCAAACCGCTTGCCGTTCCATCGCCTGGCAGTTTTTCCGGTGTTAATGGCTCAGTTTGTCGTTTTGCTGATCGCCGCTTTGGCGCTCTGGCAATGGCACGGAGTCGTTGCCGGGTACTCAGGACTCTGCGGAGGCCTGATAGCTTTGCTGCCCAATGTTTATTTCGCTCACAGGGCATTTCGGTTTTCCGGCGCCCGAGCAGCCCAAGCCATCGTCCGGTCTTTTTATGCCGGTGAGGCGGGCAAACTGATTTTGACGGCAGTGCTCTTTGCATTGACGTTCGCAGGTGTGAAGCCATTGGCGCCGCTAGCTGTATTCGGCGTCTTCGTGTTGACCCAACTGGTCAGCTGGTTCGCGCCCCTGCTGATGAGAACAAGACTTTCGAGACCTTAG
- the atpB gene encoding F0F1 ATP synthase subunit A yields the protein MAETTASGYIQHHLQNLTFGQHPTGGWGFAHTAAEAKEMGFWAFHVDTLGWSVALGLIFVLLFRMAAKKATSGQPGALQNFVEVLVEFVDGSVKDSFHGRSPVIAPLALTIFVWVFLMNAVDLIPVDWIPQLAILITGDAHIPFRAVSTTDPNATLGMALSVFALIIFYSIKVKGIGGFIGELTLHPFGSKNIFVQALLIPVNFLLEFVTLIAKPISLALRLFGNMYAGELVFILIAVMFGSGLLWLSGLGVVLQWAWAVFHILIITLQAFIFMMLTIVYLSMAHEENH from the coding sequence ATGGCAGAAACAACCGCTTCGGGCTATATCCAGCACCACTTGCAGAACCTGACCTTCGGTCAGCACCCAACTGGCGGGTGGGGTTTTGCCCACACCGCAGCAGAAGCCAAAGAAATGGGCTTCTGGGCTTTCCACGTCGATACTCTCGGCTGGTCGGTCGCGTTGGGTCTGATCTTCGTTCTTCTTTTCCGCATGGCGGCGAAGAAGGCGACTTCCGGTCAGCCTGGTGCTTTGCAGAACTTCGTTGAAGTATTGGTCGAATTCGTCGATGGCAGCGTGAAAGACAGCTTCCATGGCCGTAGCCCGGTGATTGCACCGTTGGCACTGACCATCTTCGTCTGGGTCTTCCTGATGAACGCCGTCGACCTGATTCCGGTCGACTGGATTCCTCAGCTGGCCATCCTGATCACTGGTGATGCGCACATTCCATTCCGTGCCGTATCCACCACTGACCCGAACGCTACCCTGGGCATGGCCCTGTCGGTGTTCGCGTTGATCATTTTCTACAGCATCAAGGTCAAGGGCATCGGCGGCTTTATCGGCGAACTGACCCTGCACCCGTTCGGCAGCAAGAACATCTTCGTTCAAGCCCTGCTGATTCCGGTGAACTTCCTGCTGGAGTTCGTGACACTGATCGCCAAGCCAATCTCGTTGGCACTGCGTCTGTTCGGCAACATGTACGCCGGCGAACTGGTCTTCATTCTGATTGCTGTGATGTTCGGCAGCGGTCTGCTCTGGCTTAGCGGCCTGGGCGTAGTTCTGCAGTGGGCGTGGGCTGTGTTCCACATCCTGATCATCACCCTGCAGGCGTTTATCTTCATGATGCTGACCATCGTCTACCTGTCGATGGCACACGAAGAGAACCATTAA
- the atpA gene encoding F0F1 ATP synthase subunit alpha, which produces MQQLNPSEISEIIKGRIDKLDVTSQARNEGTVVSVSDGIVRIHGLADVMYGEMIEFPGGVFGMALNLEQDSVGAVVLGSYQSLAEGMSAKCTGRILEVPVGKELLGRVVDALGNPVDGKGPLNNTETDAVEKVAPGVIWRKSVDQPVQTGYKAVDAMIPVGRGQRELIIGDRQIGKTALAIDAIINQKDSGIFCVYVAIGQKQSTIANVVRKLEENGALANTIVVAASASESAALQFLAPYSGCTMGEFFRDRGEDALIVYDDLSKQAVAYRQISLLLRRPPGREAYPGDVFYLHSRLLERASRVSEEYVEKFTNGAVTGKTGSLTALPIIETQAGDVSAFVPTNVISITDGQIFLESAMFNSGIRPAVNAGVSVSRVGGAAQTKIIKKLSGGIRTALAQYRELAAFAQFASDLDEATRKQLEHGQRVTELMKQKQYAPMSIADMALSLYAAERGFLTDVEIAKVGSFEQALIAFFNRDHADLMAKINVKGDFNDEIDAGMKAGIEKFKATQTW; this is translated from the coding sequence ATGCAGCAACTCAATCCTTCCGAAATAAGTGAAATTATCAAGGGCCGCATCGACAAGCTCGATGTGACCTCCCAAGCCCGTAACGAAGGCACTGTCGTCAGCGTATCTGACGGTATCGTGCGGATTCACGGTCTGGCCGATGTCATGTACGGCGAGATGATCGAGTTTCCGGGCGGCGTCTTCGGTATGGCTCTCAACCTGGAGCAAGACTCCGTAGGTGCCGTTGTATTGGGCTCCTATCAGTCTCTGGCTGAAGGCATGAGCGCCAAGTGCACCGGCCGTATCCTCGAAGTTCCGGTTGGTAAGGAACTGCTGGGTCGCGTAGTCGACGCACTGGGTAACCCAGTTGACGGCAAAGGTCCGCTGAACAACACCGAGACCGATGCGGTCGAGAAAGTTGCTCCAGGCGTGATCTGGCGTAAGTCGGTAGACCAGCCTGTACAGACTGGCTACAAGGCTGTCGATGCCATGATTCCTGTCGGCCGTGGCCAGCGTGAGCTGATCATCGGTGACCGTCAGATCGGTAAAACCGCTCTGGCGATCGACGCGATCATCAACCAGAAAGACAGCGGCATTTTCTGCGTCTACGTCGCGATCGGTCAGAAGCAATCGACCATCGCCAACGTGGTTCGCAAGCTGGAAGAAAACGGCGCACTGGCTAACACCATCGTCGTGGCAGCGAGCGCTTCGGAATCTGCAGCACTGCAATTCCTGGCACCGTACTCCGGTTGCACCATGGGTGAATTCTTCCGCGACCGCGGTGAAGACGCGCTGATCGTTTATGACGATCTGTCCAAGCAAGCAGTGGCTTATCGCCAGATCTCCCTGCTGCTGCGCCGTCCACCAGGCCGTGAAGCTTACCCAGGCGACGTGTTCTATCTCCACTCCCGTCTGCTGGAGCGCGCATCCCGCGTTTCGGAAGAGTACGTAGAGAAGTTCACCAACGGCGCAGTGACCGGCAAAACCGGTTCCCTGACCGCACTGCCGATCATCGAAACCCAGGCTGGCGACGTTTCCGCGTTCGTTCCGACCAACGTGATTTCCATCACCGACGGTCAGATCTTCCTGGAATCGGCCATGTTCAACTCCGGGATCCGTCCTGCTGTGAACGCCGGTGTTTCGGTATCCCGTGTGGGTGGTGCCGCTCAGACCAAGATCATCAAGAAGCTCTCCGGTGGTATCCGTACCGCTCTGGCTCAGTACCGTGAACTGGCGGCATTCGCCCAGTTCGCTTCTGACCTGGACGAAGCGACCCGTAAGCAACTTGAGCATGGTCAGCGCGTTACCGAGCTGATGAAGCAGAAGCAATACGCACCAATGTCGATCGCTGACATGGCGCTGTCGCTGTATGCCGCTGAGCGTGGGTTCCTGACTGACGTCGAAATCGCCAAGGTCGGCAGCTTTGAACAAGCGCTGATTGCTTTCTTCAACCGCGATCACGCCGATTTGATGGCGAAGATCAACGTGAAGGGTGACTTCAATGACGAAATCGACGCTGGCATGAAAGCCGGTATCGAGAAGTTCAAGGCCACCCAAACCTGGTAA
- a CDS encoding F0F1 ATP synthase subunit B — protein sequence MNINATLIGQSVAFFIFVLFCMKFVWPPVIAALHERQKKIADGLDAAARAARDLELAQDKAGQQLREAKAQAAEIIEQAKKRGNQIVEEAVEKARIDADRVKVQAQAEIEQELNSVKDALRAQLGSLAVSGAEKILGSTIDQNAHAELVNKLAAEI from the coding sequence GTGAACATTAATGCAACCCTGATTGGCCAGTCCGTTGCGTTCTTCATTTTTGTACTGTTTTGCATGAAGTTCGTGTGGCCTCCGGTCATCGCGGCTTTGCACGAACGTCAGAAGAAGATCGCGGATGGACTGGACGCTGCCGCCCGAGCAGCTCGCGACCTGGAGCTGGCCCAAGATAAAGCGGGTCAGCAACTGCGCGAAGCAAAAGCTCAGGCAGCCGAAATCATTGAGCAAGCCAAGAAACGCGGTAACCAGATCGTTGAAGAGGCTGTTGAAAAAGCCCGTATCGACGCTGACCGTGTGAAGGTTCAGGCTCAGGCCGAGATCGAGCAGGAACTGAACAGTGTCAAAGACGCGCTGCGTGCCCAATTGGGTAGCCTGGCAGTCTCTGGCGCCGAGAAGATCCTGGGTTCCACAATCGATCAAAACGCGCACGCGGAGCTGGTAAACAAACTGGCTGCTGAAATTTAA
- a CDS encoding F0F1 ATP synthase subunit epsilon, which produces MAMTVHCDIVSAEGEIFSGLVEMVVAHGALGDLGIALGHAPLITNLKPGPIRLIKQGGEEEVYYISGGFLEVQPNMVKVLADTVQRAADLDEASAQEAVKAAEKALHERGAEFDYGSAAARLAEAAAQLRTVQQIRKKFGH; this is translated from the coding sequence ATGGCTATGACAGTCCATTGCGATATCGTCAGCGCGGAAGGGGAAATCTTTTCCGGCCTGGTCGAGATGGTGGTTGCGCACGGTGCACTGGGTGATCTTGGTATCGCCTTGGGTCACGCGCCGCTGATCACTAATCTCAAGCCGGGTCCGATCCGCCTGATCAAGCAGGGCGGGGAAGAGGAGGTGTATTACATCTCCGGTGGTTTCCTCGAGGTTCAGCCGAACATGGTCAAGGTTCTTGCCGACACCGTGCAACGTGCTGCCGACCTGGACGAAGCCTCCGCTCAGGAAGCCGTTAAGGCTGCCGAGAAGGCCTTGCATGAGCGGGGCGCGGAATTCGATTACGGTTCTGCTGCCGCACGTCTGGCCGAGGCCGCAGCTCAGCTGCGCACCGTCCAGCAGATCCGCAAGAAGTTTGGCCACTAA
- the atpG gene encoding F0F1 ATP synthase subunit gamma, with translation MAGAKEIRSKIASIKSTQKITSAMEKVAVSKMRKAQMRMAASRPYAERIRQVIGHLANANPEYRHPFMLDREVKRVGYVVVSSDRGLCGGLNTNLFKALVKDMAVNRENGVEIDLCVVGSKGAAFFRNFGGNVVAAISHLGEEPSINDLIGSVKVMLDAYLDGRIDRLSVVSNKFVNTMTQSPTVEQLIPLVATPDQELKHHWDYLYEPDAKELLDGLMVRYVESQVYQAVVENNAAEQAARMIAMKNATDNAGDLISDLQLVYNKARQAAITQEISEIVGGAAAV, from the coding sequence ATGGCAGGCGCAAAAGAGATTCGCAGTAAGATTGCGAGCATCAAAAGCACGCAAAAGATTACCAGCGCCATGGAAAAAGTGGCGGTCAGTAAAATGCGCAAGGCACAAATGCGCATGGCTGCTAGCCGTCCTTATGCGGAGCGCATCCGCCAGGTTATTGGCCATCTGGCCAACGCCAACCCGGAATATCGCCACCCATTCATGCTCGACCGTGAAGTAAAGCGCGTCGGTTATGTCGTGGTGAGCAGTGACCGTGGTCTGTGTGGTGGCTTGAACACCAACCTGTTCAAGGCTTTGGTCAAGGACATGGCGGTAAACCGCGAAAACGGCGTCGAGATTGATCTGTGTGTTGTTGGTAGCAAGGGTGCGGCTTTCTTCCGCAACTTCGGCGGTAACGTCGTAGCAGCTATCAGCCACCTGGGTGAAGAGCCGTCGATCAATGACCTGATCGGCAGCGTCAAGGTGATGCTGGATGCCTACCTGGACGGCCGTATTGACCGCCTGTCCGTGGTGTCCAACAAATTCGTTAACACCATGACGCAATCGCCTACCGTGGAGCAGTTGATTCCGCTGGTGGCAACCCCGGATCAGGAACTCAAGCACCACTGGGATTATCTGTACGAACCGGACGCCAAAGAGCTGCTTGACGGCTTGATGGTCCGTTACGTGGAGTCGCAGGTCTACCAGGCGGTGGTCGAGAACAACGCGGCTGAACAAGCTGCGCGGATGATCGCGATGAAGAACGCTACCGACAACGCCGGTGATTTGATCAGCGATTTGCAGCTGGTCTACAACAAGGCGCGTCAGGCTGCGATCACCCAAGAGATCTCGGAAATCGTCGGCGGCGCTGCCGCGGTTTAA
- the atpE gene encoding F0F1 ATP synthase subunit C has product METVVGLTAIAVALLIGLGALGTAIGFGLLGGKFLEGAARQPEMVPMLQVKMFIVAGLLDAVTMIGVGIALFFTFANPFVGQLAG; this is encoded by the coding sequence ATGGAAACTGTAGTTGGTCTAACCGCTATCGCTGTTGCACTGTTGATCGGCCTGGGCGCACTGGGTACCGCAATTGGTTTCGGCCTGTTGGGCGGCAAGTTCCTGGAAGGCGCAGCGCGTCAGCCAGAAATGGTTCCAATGCTGCAAGTTAAAATGTTCATCGTTGCCGGTCTGCTCGACGCCGTAACCATGATCGGTGTTGGTATCGCTCTGTTCTTCACTTTCGCGAACCCATTCGTTGGTCAACTCGCTGGCTAA
- the glmU gene encoding bifunctional UDP-N-acetylglucosamine diphosphorylase/glucosamine-1-phosphate N-acetyltransferase GlmU, whose product MSLEIVILAAGQGTRMRSALPKVLHPIAGNSMLGHVIHSARQLDPQRIHVVIGHGAEAVRERLAADDLNFVLQDQQLGTGHAVAQAVPFIESDTVLILYGDVPLIEVETLQRLLKKVAPQQLGLLTVELDDPTGYGRIVRDAAGKVTAIVEQKDANESERAITEGNTGILALPFAQLGGWMSRLSNNNAQGEYYLTDVIAMAVSDGLVVATEHPHDAMEVQGANDRKQLAELERHYQLRAGRRLMAQGVTLRDPARFDVRGEVTVGRDVLIDINVILEGKVVIEDDVVIGPNCVIKDSTLRKGVVIKANSHIEGAILGEGSDAGPFARLRPGTVLEARAHVGNFVELKNAHLGEGAKAGHLTYLGDAEIGARTNIGAGTITCNYDGANKWKTVLGEDVFIGSNNSLVAPVDISSGATTAAGSTITQNVDNAQLAVGRARQKNIDGWKRPVKIKKS is encoded by the coding sequence ATGTCTCTTGAAATCGTTATTCTCGCTGCCGGCCAAGGCACTCGCATGCGTTCGGCGTTGCCGAAAGTTCTGCACCCGATCGCCGGCAACTCGATGCTTGGCCATGTTATCCACAGCGCCCGGCAACTTGATCCACAGCGCATCCACGTGGTGATTGGCCATGGCGCCGAAGCGGTGCGCGAGCGTCTGGCGGCGGATGATCTGAATTTCGTCCTGCAGGACCAACAGCTGGGTACCGGCCATGCGGTGGCTCAGGCCGTGCCGTTCATCGAGTCCGACACCGTACTGATCCTGTACGGTGACGTTCCGCTGATCGAAGTTGAAACCTTGCAACGTTTGCTCAAGAAAGTGGCCCCGCAGCAACTGGGCTTGCTCACCGTCGAGCTGGATGACCCGACCGGTTATGGCCGCATCGTCCGCGATGCCGCCGGCAAGGTCACGGCCATCGTTGAGCAGAAAGACGCCAACGAGTCCGAGCGCGCAATCACCGAAGGCAACACCGGCATTCTGGCCCTGCCTTTCGCACAGCTGGGTGGATGGATGAGCCGTCTCTCCAACAACAATGCCCAAGGCGAGTATTACCTGACGGACGTGATCGCAATGGCAGTCAGCGATGGTCTGGTGGTGGCCACTGAGCATCCCCATGACGCCATGGAAGTGCAGGGCGCCAACGACCGCAAGCAGCTCGCCGAACTCGAGCGTCATTATCAGTTGCGCGCCGGTCGCCGCTTGATGGCTCAAGGCGTGACCCTGCGTGACCCGGCCCGTTTCGATGTACGCGGTGAAGTCACCGTCGGCCGAGACGTGCTGATCGATATCAACGTGATCCTTGAAGGCAAGGTCGTCATTGAAGATGACGTGGTGATCGGCCCGAACTGTGTGATCAAGGACAGCACCCTGCGCAAAGGCGTGGTGATCAAAGCCAACAGCCATATCGAAGGTGCGATCCTGGGCGAAGGCAGCGATGCCGGTCCATTCGCACGTCTGCGTCCGGGTACGGTGCTTGAAGCTCGCGCGCATGTGGGTAACTTTGTCGAACTGAAAAACGCCCACCTGGGTGAAGGCGCCAAGGCCGGTCATTTGACCTACCTGGGCGATGCCGAGATCGGTGCGCGCACCAACATTGGCGCGGGCACCATCACGTGCAACTACGATGGCGCCAACAAGTGGAAAACCGTCTTGGGTGAAGACGTGTTCATCGGTTCCAACAACTCGTTGGTGGCGCCTGTGGATATCTCTTCCGGTGCGACGACGGCGGCCGGTTCAACCATCACGCAGAATGTGGATAACGCGCAGTTGGCTGTGGGGCGGGCACGTCAGAAGAACATCGATGGCTGGAAACGGCCGGTGAAGATCAAAAAGAGCTGA
- a CDS encoding ParB/RepB/Spo0J family partition protein produces MAVKKRGLGRGLDALLSGPTVSSLEEQAVQADQRELQHLPLDLIQRGKYQPRRDMDPQALEELAQSIKAQGVMQPIVVRPIGSGRFEIIAGERRWRASQQAGQETIPAMVRDVPDETAIAMALIENIQREDLNPIEEAVALQRLQQEFQLTQQQVAEAVGKSRVTVANLLRLIALPEVIKTMLSHGDLEMGHARALLGLPENQQVEGARHVVARGLTVRQTEALVRQWLSGKQEPAEPVKQDPDIARLEQRLAERLGSAVQIRHGKKGKGQLVIGYNSLDELQGVLAHIR; encoded by the coding sequence ATGGCCGTCAAGAAACGAGGTCTCGGACGTGGACTGGATGCACTGCTGAGTGGTCCGACTGTCAGCTCGCTGGAAGAACAAGCGGTCCAGGCCGATCAGCGTGAGCTGCAGCACCTGCCCCTGGACTTGATCCAGCGCGGCAAGTACCAGCCGCGTCGGGACATGGATCCTCAGGCGCTGGAAGAACTGGCGCAGTCGATCAAGGCCCAGGGCGTGATGCAGCCGATCGTGGTGCGTCCGATTGGCAGCGGTCGATTTGAAATCATCGCCGGTGAACGCCGCTGGCGCGCCAGCCAGCAGGCTGGCCAGGAAACCATCCCGGCGATGGTTCGCGATGTGCCGGATGAAACCGCGATCGCCATGGCGCTGATCGAGAACATCCAGCGCGAAGACCTCAATCCCATCGAAGAAGCCGTGGCCTTGCAGCGTTTGCAGCAGGAATTCCAGCTGACTCAGCAGCAAGTCGCCGAAGCCGTGGGCAAATCCCGCGTGACCGTGGCCAACCTGCTACGCTTGATCGCGTTGCCGGAAGTTATCAAAACCATGCTGTCGCACGGCGACCTGGAAATGGGTCATGCGCGTGCTTTGCTCGGTTTACCGGAGAATCAACAGGTTGAAGGGGCGCGACATGTTGTCGCACGAGGGCTGACGGTGCGCCAAACCGAGGCACTGGTTCGCCAGTGGTTGAGTGGCAAACAGGAGCCTGCTGAACCGGTTAAACAGGACCCTGATATCGCCCGACTCGAGCAGCGCCTGGCTGAACGCCTAGGCTCTGCGGTGCAGATCCGCCACGGAAAGAAGGGGAAAGGGCAGTTGGTTATTGGTTACAACTCCCTCGATGAGCTTCAAGGTGTGCTCGCGCACATTCGTTGA
- a CDS encoding F0F1 ATP synthase subunit delta produces the protein MAELTTLARPYAKAAFEHAQAHQQLASWSAMLGLAAAVSQDGTMQRVLKAPRLTSANKAATFIDVCGDKFDAKAQNFIHVVAENDRLPLLPEISALFDLYKAEQEKSVDVEVTSAFALNQEQQDKLAKVLSARLNREVRLQVEEDKSLIGGIVIRAGDLVIDGSVRGKLASLAEALKS, from the coding sequence ATGGCAGAATTGACCACGTTGGCCCGACCTTACGCTAAGGCAGCCTTCGAGCACGCCCAGGCCCACCAGCAACTGGCCTCTTGGTCAGCCATGCTCGGCCTGGCTGCAGCAGTGTCGCAAGACGGCACTATGCAGCGCGTGCTCAAGGCCCCGCGACTGACGAGCGCAAACAAGGCCGCCACGTTTATTGACGTGTGCGGCGACAAGTTTGATGCCAAGGCACAGAACTTCATTCACGTCGTTGCCGAAAACGACCGTCTCCCGCTTTTGCCGGAGATATCCGCTCTGTTCGACCTGTACAAGGCTGAACAAGAGAAGTCGGTAGACGTTGAAGTGACCAGTGCTTTTGCATTGAACCAAGAACAGCAAGACAAACTCGCCAAGGTTCTCAGTGCACGACTCAACCGGGAAGTGCGCCTGCAAGTCGAGGAAGACAAATCCCTTATTGGGGGCATTGTCATCCGCGCCGGCGACCTGGTTATCGATGGCTCGGTTCGCGGCAAACTCGCGAGCCTTGCCGAAGCATTGAAATCTTGA